In one Corallococcus sp. EGB genomic region, the following are encoded:
- a CDS encoding DUF6058 family natural product biosynthesis protein: MDPNTSGAGALTPADVRYITEHFVPLRTVAAGRPETPEALQALIDSGHLPRPTYTLADGTGMFPRDVLALLDAAGSPDAVRAHFDGRLSRMAARFGQALAQERLDAEWRGYLKGHYGACLRVVTPEHIFCKERLVLRLTEALAAPAPEEEAWCARLLTDVEALDALEREFAPWDRLRFGGPVSRDRLITAPRERYPHLFARTDTSSGARLAC; this comes from the coding sequence ATGGACCCAAACACCTCGGGCGCCGGGGCGCTGACCCCCGCGGACGTGCGCTACATCACCGAACACTTCGTCCCGCTCCGGACGGTGGCGGCGGGCCGGCCGGAAACCCCGGAGGCGCTCCAGGCGCTCATCGACTCGGGACACCTGCCCCGACCCACGTACACGCTCGCCGATGGCACGGGCATGTTCCCTCGCGACGTGCTGGCCCTCCTGGACGCGGCCGGGAGCCCGGACGCGGTGCGTGCCCACTTCGACGGGCGCCTGTCGCGCATGGCAGCCCGCTTCGGGCAGGCCCTCGCGCAAGAGCGGCTGGACGCCGAGTGGCGTGGATACTTGAAGGGCCATTACGGCGCGTGCCTGCGCGTCGTCACTCCGGAGCACATCTTCTGCAAGGAGCGGCTGGTCCTCCGGCTGACAGAGGCGCTTGCCGCTCCCGCTCCGGAAGAAGAGGCCTGGTGCGCGCGGTTGCTCACCGACGTGGAGGCCCTGGACGCCCTGGAGCGCGAGTTCGCGCCGTGGGATCGGCTCCGCTTCGGGGGCCCGGTGTCGCGCGACCGGCTCATCACCGCTCCCAGGGAGCGCTACCCACACCTCTTCGCTCGCACGGACACGTCTTCAGGAGCACGGCTGGCGTGTTGA
- a CDS encoding helix-turn-helix transcriptional regulator, whose product MLTEPDIASVAAAVGEPSRAAMLVALLEGPPLAARELARRAGVSAQTASSHLARLVEARLVTSRTQGRQRLFQLAGPEVVTLLEALAVLAPRTPAHLVTDGRGVTALREARTCYDHLAGQLGIRVTDFLLERAFLQRQGDVFHVTRTGDAWLRDFGIPMDALRAGRRPLTRTCLDWSERRPHLAGSLGAALAERFFERGWLTRLRGTRAVRLTERGRTALHAEWGMSASDEQPGQVLRAPRR is encoded by the coding sequence GTGTTGACGGAGCCGGACATCGCATCGGTCGCGGCGGCGGTGGGCGAGCCGTCGCGGGCCGCCATGCTGGTGGCATTGCTGGAGGGACCTCCGCTCGCGGCGCGGGAGCTGGCGCGACGCGCGGGCGTGTCCGCGCAGACCGCGAGCAGCCATCTGGCTCGGTTGGTGGAGGCGCGCCTCGTGACGTCCCGGACGCAGGGCCGGCAACGGCTGTTCCAACTCGCGGGGCCGGAGGTCGTCACGTTGCTGGAGGCCCTCGCGGTGCTGGCGCCACGAACACCCGCCCACCTCGTGACGGATGGGCGCGGGGTCACGGCGCTTCGCGAGGCGCGGACCTGCTACGACCATCTCGCGGGCCAGCTCGGGATCCGCGTGACGGACTTCCTCCTGGAGCGCGCGTTCCTCCAGCGCCAGGGGGACGTGTTCCATGTGACGCGGACCGGGGACGCGTGGCTGCGCGACTTCGGCATCCCCATGGACGCACTGCGCGCGGGCCGCCGGCCCCTCACGCGCACCTGCCTGGACTGGAGCGAGCGCCGGCCCCACCTCGCGGGCTCGCTGGGCGCGGCCTTGGCCGAGCGGTTCTTCGAACGCGGATGGCTCACGCGGCTGCGCGGCACTCGCGCGGTCCGGCTCACGGAGCGCGGACGGACCGCGCTGCATGCCGAATGGGGGATGTCCGCGTCCGACGAGCAGCCGGGGCAGGTGCTACGAGCGCCGCGCCGCTGA
- a CDS encoding LysR family transcriptional regulator, with the protein MDELADLTAFMTVAREGGFRGAARASGSSASRMGDAVRRLEARLGVRLLHRTTRSVTLTDAGARLLERLSPALSEVRSALDVVNDFRGRPAGRLRLNVPIAAARLVLPRIVPPFLAKYPDICLEVIAEERLVDVVAEGYDAGIRYGERLAQDMVAVPIGPRVQRFATAASPAYLARRGRPRHPRELLDHDCLGGRFTSGPLHAWEFERGGVTLSVDPKGPLIVGLGTTTDLAVEAAVAGTGIIYDFEDWLRPFIKRGELEPVLEPWWPSFPGPFLYYPGRRHLPTPLRAFIDFVRAMKP; encoded by the coding sequence ATGGATGAGCTCGCGGATCTCACGGCATTCATGACGGTCGCTCGCGAGGGCGGCTTTCGCGGCGCTGCCCGGGCGTCGGGCAGCAGCGCTTCGCGCATGGGAGACGCTGTCCGCCGGCTGGAGGCCCGGCTCGGCGTTCGGTTGCTTCATCGCACCACGCGCAGCGTGACGCTGACGGACGCAGGGGCCCGGCTGCTCGAGCGGCTTTCGCCCGCGCTCAGCGAGGTGCGCTCGGCATTGGACGTGGTCAACGACTTCCGCGGCCGGCCCGCGGGGCGCCTGCGGCTCAACGTACCCATCGCGGCAGCACGGCTCGTCTTGCCGCGAATCGTGCCGCCGTTCCTCGCGAAGTACCCCGACATCTGTCTGGAGGTGATCGCCGAGGAGCGCCTCGTGGACGTGGTGGCCGAGGGCTATGACGCGGGCATCCGCTATGGAGAGCGGCTCGCGCAGGACATGGTGGCTGTTCCCATCGGTCCGCGGGTCCAGCGATTCGCGACAGCCGCCTCGCCCGCCTACCTCGCCCGTCGCGGGCGCCCCAGACACCCGCGCGAGCTGCTGGACCATGATTGCCTGGGGGGACGGTTCACGAGCGGCCCGCTGCATGCGTGGGAGTTCGAGCGCGGCGGAGTGACCCTCAGCGTCGATCCGAAGGGGCCGCTGATTGTCGGCCTTGGCACCACCACCGACCTCGCGGTGGAGGCGGCCGTGGCTGGCACCGGGATCATCTACGACTTCGAGGATTGGCTTCGCCCCTTCATCAAACGCGGCGAGCTGGAACCCGTGCTCGAACCCTGGTGGCCGAGCTTCCCCGGGCCGTTTCTCTACTACCCCGGTCGTCGCCACCTCCCGACGCCGCTGCGCGCGTTCATCGACTTCGTCAGGGCGATGAAGCCTTGA